The Candidatus Zixiibacteriota bacterium genomic interval CTTGGTAAAGGCGCTTTCCTGACGACCATCGAGCAGATCGCGCAAAGCGTCGACATAAAGATCCGTCTGCGGCTTGTTCGGCTTGTATAGAAAGCGGTCATACAAAAGATAAAACACCGCCACTGCAGCGAAGAGTATAAGAAAAGTAAACAGATATTCAGGAAACATTATTCACCATCCGCAAAAGGAGATTTTGTTTCGAGACGCTTTTCGTCCGAACCCCTCAGCAGGTCGGCCGATTCCTCAATAGGACGATTGCGCAAGACGCCAACCTCGCCCTCCAGAGACTGGATGCGCCTGGTGGCTGCCCTGACCTGAACGGATAGCCGAACATAGACAGATATGAACAGAAACAAGGACATCACCAGTCCGGCCACAAACGACCAGAACACAACCGTCACCAGTGGAACATCGAGATACTTAGCGTAAACAAGATTGACGTCCACCTTCTGTGACGGGCTGACGTTGAAATAGGCGAAAGCCACCACGACAATCACCAAAAGGGCCACCAAAACCGCCCTGACTGCCCACATAACGCCTCCAAATCCTGGCTGGTTTCTACAC includes:
- a CDS encoding LapA family protein, with protein sequence MWAVRAVLVALLVIVVVAFAYFNVSPSQKVDVNLVYAKYLDVPLVTVVFWSFVAGLVMSLFLFISVYVRLSVQVRAATRRIQSLEGEVGVLRNRPIEESADLLRGSDEKRLETKSPFADGE